From one Candidatus Methylarchaceae archaeon HK02M2 genomic stretch:
- a CDS encoding DUF1297 domain-containing protein produces MIKREEMQEVASKYKEPISLILGSHSALDAASGARDYGLRRIIYTTKQRAIIYLQNPIVGKVEEIEDLPKHTREDMICVFDPRDLKKNGDWKIALIILDEYPDIFKYLDDLMDLECLQIPNRAFSVYLGGDDYCSRIENEFLIPIFGARKLLKIENRGEIEKDYYWYCDKAGIPYPKSYEFEVYPNRIKLKEYIDEPILLKSENAKRELEREFIFAADSNDLEDKVTIEVENGNLNENCLKRARVEQIVLGPHANFNFFLSPLNAEEEWGDVDDIYSELHDTNLDEARVCLANELLSIDERRETIFDGLKRLPIDIQQKIKQVPSFEVTCHLAMSLRESLLKDIHKCANAFLLATKKYEPPGIIGAWCLQTLITWGKVPGKAVEYGLYDVPSGEDVYAHIPVTQDVATRHGGGTNVHMGVGSQYANAKYNKRMSMGDRIALEMKRALKLRMLEKTVT; encoded by the coding sequence ATGATAAAAAGAGAGGAGATGCAAGAAGTAGCTAGCAAGTACAAGGAGCCTATATCTTTAATATTGGGCTCCCACTCTGCCCTTGATGCTGCATCGGGCGCTAGGGACTACGGGTTAAGAAGGATAATCTATACGACGAAACAAAGGGCTATAATCTATCTACAGAATCCAATAGTAGGTAAAGTTGAAGAGATAGAAGACTTACCCAAACATACCAGAGAGGATATGATCTGTGTTTTTGATCCAAGGGACTTGAAAAAAAATGGTGATTGGAAGATAGCTCTGATAATCTTGGACGAATACCCAGACATATTCAAGTATTTAGATGATTTAATGGATTTAGAATGTCTCCAGATACCAAATAGAGCTTTCTCTGTATATTTAGGCGGCGATGATTACTGTAGTAGAATAGAAAATGAATTCCTGATACCTATTTTTGGCGCAAGAAAACTTTTGAAGATAGAGAACCGAGGAGAAATAGAGAAGGACTACTATTGGTACTGTGATAAAGCAGGTATACCTTACCCAAAATCTTACGAATTTGAAGTCTATCCGAATAGAATAAAGCTCAAGGAGTATATAGATGAGCCTATACTCTTAAAATCTGAGAATGCAAAAAGGGAGCTTGAGAGGGAGTTCATCTTCGCTGCCGACTCTAATGATCTCGAGGATAAAGTTACAATAGAGGTAGAAAATGGCAACCTAAATGAGAATTGCTTAAAGAGGGCTAGAGTAGAGCAGATAGTCTTGGGCCCCCATGCAAATTTCAACTTCTTCCTTTCACCATTAAATGCAGAGGAGGAGTGGGGGGATGTGGATGACATCTACTCTGAACTTCATGATACGAATCTGGATGAAGCAAGAGTATGCCTAGCGAATGAGTTACTCTCTATAGATGAGAGAAGAGAGACAATATTCGATGGATTGAAGAGACTACCTATAGATATTCAACAGAAGATCAAGCAAGTCCCATCCTTTGAAGTTACATGCCATCTAGCTATGAGCCTCAGAGAGTCTCTATTGAAGGATATTCATAAGTGTGCTAATGCCTTCCTTTTAGCAACGAAAAAATACGAACCCCCGGGAATAATCGGAGCTTGGTGCCTTCAAACTTTGATAACTTGGGGCAAGGTTCCAGGTAAAGCCGTAGAGTATGGACTATATGACGTTCCTAGTGGTGAAGATGTCTACGCTCATATCCCTGTAACCCAAGATGTTGCAACGAGGCATGGGGGTGGCACGAATGTGCATATGGGTGTTGGCTCTCAGTACGCGAATGCGAAGTACAATAAAAGAATGAGCATGGGTGATAGGATCGCTTTAGAGATGAAAAGAGCTTTGAAGTTAAGAATGCTAGAAAAAACCGTCACTTAA
- a CDS encoding ADP-ribosylglycohydrolase family protein, with protein MTTDYELILSRSVGCLAGVAIGDSMGMPTSGYTPEQISEKFGKVISFFDAPKGHIVHDGLKAGHVTDDTQITLVLADALINDQYISSEGFAQRLWEWSVKCGASAKRLLGPSTRAALEKVARGVDIKYVSGLGATNGAAMRVSPVGIVDAGSNLHEIVKDVAKSCAFTHNTDVAISAASAVACSISKAIKGNCSIDDIIEAGIRGARLGAQFGSLYPAAPVDKRIELAINLVSHAKSPIEVIDYLYNYVGAGIASNEAVPTAFGVFAATYGEPMDAIIMATNIGGDADTIASIVGGIGGAFKGIEAFPKEMVKKVAKINELNFDEIARKLLEVRKMRLIE; from the coding sequence ATGACTACAGATTATGAATTGATACTTTCAAGGTCAGTTGGATGCTTGGCAGGCGTAGCGATCGGAGATTCCATGGGGATGCCTACATCTGGGTACACACCAGAACAGATAAGTGAAAAGTTTGGAAAGGTAATAAGTTTTTTCGATGCACCTAAAGGGCACATAGTCCATGATGGGTTAAAGGCTGGGCATGTTACCGATGATACCCAAATAACATTGGTCTTAGCAGATGCATTGATAAATGATCAATATATCTCATCAGAAGGTTTTGCACAGCGATTATGGGAGTGGAGTGTTAAATGCGGTGCTTCTGCAAAGAGATTATTGGGACCTAGCACGAGAGCAGCTTTAGAGAAGGTGGCAAGAGGAGTCGATATTAAGTATGTCTCTGGATTAGGGGCTACAAATGGTGCAGCTATGAGAGTGTCTCCAGTAGGAATTGTCGATGCGGGTTCAAATTTACACGAAATAGTAAAAGATGTGGCGAAATCATGTGCGTTCACTCACAATACTGATGTAGCTATCTCGGCTGCCTCAGCTGTAGCATGTTCGATCTCTAAGGCAATCAAAGGAAATTGTAGTATTGACGATATCATCGAGGCTGGAATAAGAGGTGCAAGGCTTGGTGCTCAGTTTGGAAGTCTATATCCAGCTGCTCCTGTAGATAAAAGAATAGAGCTGGCTATAAATTTGGTTTCACATGCTAAGAGTCCTATAGAAGTTATAGATTACCTTTACAATTATGTCGGTGCTGGAATAGCTTCTAATGAAGCTGTGCCAACAGCATTTGGAGTATTTGCTGCTACTTATGGAGAGCCGATGGATGCTATAATAATGGCAACAAACATAGGCGGGGATGCAGACACAATAGCATCGATAGTAGGCGGGATTGGAGGGGCATTTAAAGGGATCGAGGCTTTTCCTAAGGAGATGGTTAAAAAAGTTGCGAAAATCAATGAACTGAATTTTGATGAAATTGCTAGGAAACTCTTGGAAGTGCGGAAGATGAGGTTGATAGAGTGA
- a CDS encoding nicotinamide mononucleotide deamidase-related protein, protein MDIYEIISVGNELLNGKTLNTNAHWLAKAITELGYFVRRCTVIRDDIEEISSAVRESFERRVDWLIISGGLGPTYDDKTLQGLAKSLDRELVLNEDALRMVKKKYTEIFDHGLLKTVELTPERIKMATLPEGSKPLPNPVGTAPGVLLRKGSMNIICLPGVPSEMKTLFKESIIPIIAKIRKGFYRENNVFITGIVESELAPLIDRVLKSNPLVYIKSHPKGREEGVSKIEIQVTTTAEEPSIALKRIEVALEQLVSLIVEYGGKVDEKSTRSKIEMLKREYPEYPMVGVGALIKQNDSVLLVKRAHKPGKCKWALPGGLVKLGETIKDAVKREVKEEVGLKVELVDLIDVSDYIVFDDENRIRFHYLILNFLANRIDGEIRGSEESSHVNWFKVEELNSLEITSTTEKLLKDYFMKDQDNQ, encoded by the coding sequence TTGGATATTTATGAGATAATCTCTGTTGGAAATGAGCTTCTTAATGGAAAGACTTTAAACACAAATGCTCATTGGCTTGCAAAGGCTATAACTGAGTTAGGATATTTCGTTAGGCGTTGTACGGTAATTAGAGATGATATAGAAGAGATATCTTCTGCAGTTAGAGAATCTTTTGAAAGAAGAGTAGATTGGTTGATCATATCAGGTGGTCTGGGACCTACTTATGATGATAAGACACTCCAAGGTTTAGCGAAATCCCTCGATCGAGAATTAGTCTTAAACGAAGATGCTTTAAGGATGGTAAAAAAGAAGTATACAGAGATTTTTGATCATGGTCTGCTGAAAACGGTCGAGCTTACACCTGAGAGGATAAAGATGGCTACTTTACCTGAAGGTTCAAAACCTCTTCCAAATCCAGTAGGTACAGCTCCTGGAGTTTTATTGAGAAAAGGCAGTATGAATATCATCTGCCTCCCTGGAGTTCCATCAGAGATGAAGACCTTATTTAAAGAAAGTATTATACCAATTATAGCAAAAATAAGAAAAGGTTTCTACCGAGAGAATAATGTTTTCATAACTGGTATAGTTGAATCAGAATTGGCACCACTTATTGACAGAGTGTTGAAAAGTAATCCCTTGGTGTATATAAAATCACATCCAAAAGGTCGAGAAGAGGGTGTTTCTAAGATTGAAATTCAAGTAACTACAACTGCCGAGGAGCCTTCAATCGCTTTAAAAAGAATCGAGGTTGCATTAGAGCAGTTGGTCTCTTTAATAGTCGAATATGGTGGGAAAGTCGATGAGAAAAGCACAAGATCTAAGATCGAGATGTTAAAGCGGGAATATCCTGAGTATCCAATGGTAGGTGTGGGGGCACTGATCAAGCAAAATGATTCGGTTCTTTTAGTTAAAAGGGCGCATAAACCAGGTAAATGCAAATGGGCCCTACCAGGTGGTCTTGTAAAGCTTGGTGAAACGATTAAAGATGCAGTAAAACGCGAGGTAAAAGAAGAAGTAGGGCTCAAGGTAGAGTTAGTGGATCTAATAGATGTATCTGATTATATTGTGTTCGATGATGAGAATAGGATACGCTTTCACTATTTGATCTTAAACTTTTTAGCAAATCGCATTGATGGAGAGATAAGAGGTAGCGAAGAGTCTTCTCATGTCAATTGGTTCAAGGTTGAAGAACTGAACAGTTTGGAGATTACCAGCACTACAGAAAAGCTTCTGAAAGACTACTTTATGAAGGATCAAGATAATCAGTAG
- the purE gene encoding 5-(carboxyamino)imidazole ribonucleotide mutase: MEVAVIAGSKSDQKILEEICKVLEDFQIEYEKKILSAHRDRKQLEIYIMNSDADVFVAVAGLSAHLPGFIASLTIKPVIGVPISAKLGGLDALLSIVQMPSKVPVACVGIDNGKNAALLSIEILSIKRHELKEKLSKYRSDKT; encoded by the coding sequence ATGGAAGTTGCTGTTATAGCTGGTAGTAAGTCAGATCAAAAGATTTTAGAAGAGATATGTAAAGTACTTGAAGATTTCCAAATCGAATATGAAAAGAAGATTCTCTCAGCTCATAGAGATCGTAAACAGCTAGAAATATACATCATGAATTCAGATGCAGATGTATTCGTAGCAGTTGCTGGGCTTTCTGCTCATTTACCTGGATTTATAGCATCTTTGACTATAAAACCTGTGATTGGAGTCCCGATCTCAGCAAAGCTTGGAGGTCTGGATGCGTTATTATCCATAGTTCAGATGCCTTCAAAGGTTCCAGTTGCATGTGTTGGTATAGACAACGGCAAGAACGCAGCCTTGCTCTCTATAGAGATATTAAGCATTAAACGCCATGAATTAAAGGAGAAACTGTCAAAGTATAGGTCTGATAAAACTTGA
- a CDS encoding ribbon-helix-helix domain-containing protein, translating into MSSPINVRLPEKIVRELDGLANEYELSRSEIIRQALTFYLTMLKSIGSIVRPTIFKVTPSQVVLMKRGDVSLLKLPTGLILTLSYTSSGGIGSKPMDKVKVDCFTLGRFMTRLVLMDTIAINSWPRLIVVTLSVEMTPTGINILEGVKNELKKIGLDPEQSISVNTEENVITDQTGLGLMALGLVHEDELRMGRTQPNDVLIIIGNPKIGEEVLQAEREGKIADLQEILRLLQLDFVHDVIPVDTQGIAYEARMITQLVGRQVKFYDGVGIDLEKPAGPATAILVTVDGAQIERLAQIIRKPITTIGKVM; encoded by the coding sequence TTGAGTAGCCCGATAAATGTAAGGCTTCCTGAAAAGATAGTAAGAGAACTTGATGGATTAGCCAACGAGTATGAGTTAAGTAGATCAGAAATCATACGTCAAGCTTTAACTTTTTATCTAACTATGCTAAAAAGTATAGGAAGTATAGTACGCCCTACGATATTTAAAGTAACGCCTTCACAAGTAGTCTTGATGAAAAGGGGAGATGTGTCACTTTTAAAGCTACCGACTGGCTTGATTTTAACCTTAAGCTATACATCATCAGGTGGTATAGGCTCGAAACCAATGGATAAGGTAAAGGTGGATTGTTTTACATTAGGTCGTTTCATGACCAGGTTAGTCCTTATGGATACCATTGCGATAAATTCGTGGCCAAGGCTAATTGTAGTGACATTGAGCGTTGAGATGACCCCCACAGGTATCAATATATTAGAAGGTGTAAAGAATGAGTTAAAAAAAATAGGACTCGATCCAGAACAGTCGATAAGCGTAAATACAGAGGAGAATGTAATTACCGATCAGACAGGTCTAGGTTTAATGGCTTTGGGACTTGTCCATGAAGATGAGCTGAGAATGGGGCGAACTCAGCCTAACGATGTCCTTATAATAATAGGTAATCCAAAGATTGGAGAAGAAGTCCTACAAGCTGAGAGAGAAGGAAAGATAGCAGACCTTCAAGAGATCCTTAGGTTGCTTCAACTTGATTTTGTTCACGATGTAATTCCTGTCGATACTCAAGGCATAGCCTACGAAGCAAGGATGATAACCCAATTAGTCGGGCGTCAAGTTAAGTTTTATGATGGTGTTGGAATAGACTTAGAAAAACCAGCAGGTCCTGCTACAGCAATATTGGTTACTGTGGATGGAGCACAGATCGAAAGACTTGCACAGATTATTAGAAAGCCAATAACGACCATCGGTAAAGTTATGTAA
- the purM gene encoding phosphoribosylformylglycinamidine cyclo-ligase, which yields MTKLTYAKAGVDLDEVSKIRKDIFKQLSDTFKSRQGKFGCPLIEIGHYAGIIDIGERALTVHSDGVGTKVLIAQMMDKYDTIGIDCIAMNVNDLICVGSEPIALVDYLALEKPDTKIVREIMEGLAKGAKEACVSIVGGETAIMPDVIKGIDGKGFDLVGLAIGVIDKDKVITGKDLEVGDTVFGVESIGIHSNGLSLARKALLPKYKVDQFIPELEKSLGEELLMPTRIYVRPVLEVLKRCKVHGLAHITGGAFSKLARLLLKPKMGLLLDDMPEPLSIFQLIKREGSIAKREMYRTFNMGIGFCLCAPRDEEDQILKIFTKHGMRAKTIGKVIGKPGVIVRGIRV from the coding sequence ATGACAAAGCTCACATATGCTAAAGCTGGTGTTGACCTAGATGAAGTAAGCAAAATTCGCAAAGATATTTTCAAGCAACTTTCTGACACTTTTAAATCGAGACAAGGAAAGTTCGGTTGCCCTCTCATTGAGATAGGACATTATGCAGGTATTATAGACATAGGCGAAAGGGCACTAACAGTTCATTCTGATGGTGTAGGTACAAAAGTGCTTATAGCCCAAATGATGGATAAGTATGATACAATAGGCATAGATTGTATAGCTATGAATGTCAACGATCTGATATGTGTAGGTTCTGAGCCAATAGCTCTTGTCGATTATCTGGCTCTCGAGAAGCCCGATACAAAGATCGTAAGAGAGATCATGGAAGGTCTTGCTAAGGGAGCAAAGGAGGCTTGTGTATCGATCGTTGGTGGAGAGACAGCAATCATGCCAGATGTGATAAAAGGAATTGATGGAAAAGGTTTCGATCTTGTAGGTTTAGCAATTGGTGTTATCGATAAAGATAAGGTAATCACTGGGAAAGACTTAGAGGTTGGTGATACCGTATTTGGCGTAGAAAGCATAGGGATTCATTCTAACGGCTTGTCTCTTGCAAGGAAAGCGTTACTTCCAAAATATAAAGTCGATCAGTTCATACCTGAGCTTGAGAAGAGCCTTGGAGAAGAATTGTTGATGCCGACAAGAATCTACGTTAGACCAGTCCTTGAGGTATTAAAAAGGTGTAAAGTGCATGGCTTGGCTCATATAACTGGTGGGGCTTTTTCGAAGCTTGCAAGACTGCTGTTGAAGCCGAAGATGGGTTTATTACTTGATGATATGCCCGAACCTTTGTCGATATTCCAACTAATCAAAAGGGAAGGCTCAATAGCTAAAAGGGAAATGTATCGAACTTTTAATATGGGAATCGGATTTTGTTTATGTGCACCTAGAGATGAGGAGGATCAAATTCTGAAAATATTTACAAAGCATGGCATGAGAGCAAAGACTATAGGTAAGGTCATTGGAAAGCCAGGAGTAATAGTAAGAGGTATACGTGTATGA